AGGCCGTCATGGACCAATATCCGGAGCGCCGTGTGCTGAGCCCGCTGGGTCTGTTTCACAGCGATCACGCGCTCGTGTTCGATGCGGTATGGACCCTGCTCAACGAGCGCGCCCACGCCCTCGTCGGCGCCGGACCCGAGCCCGACCCCGGTATGGCGCAGCTCGAACGGTGGTGGTTTTACGAGGACATGCCATATCGCCGCCTCAGCGGTCTGGTCGGGGCGCGCATCGCGGCATGGCGCAACGACGGTTACGCCGCGCGTCGCGTCGACCCCGTGCTGCCCGAGCTTGCCGACGCGGATTATGCGGTGCGCAAGGTGCAGGCCATGGAGGCATACGAGAGCCAACTGGGTCTGCTGGATCCCGAGGCGTTGATCGAACTGAATACTTCCGAGAGTTATTGGCAACTGCAATGGTCTCCTGTATCGCGCTAAGTGCATCTCCCGCTCGTGTTGTCGTACGGCGGGATCCCCGTCTGACCGTCGTCGTCCTGTCCCATCGGCGCCCCTTCGAACTGCGGCGAACGTTGCGACGTCTCGTCGCGCTGCCCGAACGGCCCTCCATCATCGTGGTCGACAATGGTTCCGACCGCTCGCTCATGGACATGGTCCGGGAACAATTTCCCGACGTCACCCTGCTTCGCTCGGCGACGAATCTCGGCGCATGCGCCCGCAACATCGGTGTACGCCACGCCCGAACGCCTTACGTGGCGTTCTGCGACGACGACACCTGGTGGGAACCCGGTTCGTTGTGCCTTGCGGCCGACTGGCTCGACAAGCACACGCATATCGGCGCCATGACGGCGCGGGTGCTCGTGGGCGTGGAGCGCCGCGAGGACACCACGAGTACCATCATGCGACGAAGCCCGCTCGACACGTTCTCCCGGCAACCCGGGCCGACGATTCTCGGCATGCTCGCCGGTGCGACGGTATTTCGCAGAGCCGCATTCATCGCCGCAGGGGGCTATCACCCCCGCTTCTTCCTCGGCGGTGAGGAGGCCCTTCTCGCACTGGACATGGCGGCGCGAGGCTGGACGCTCGTCTACAGCGATCAGTTGACGGTGCATCACTACCCCTCCCTCGTGCGCGACGTCGCCACACGACGGGCCACCCTCGCTCGCAATGAGGTCTGGACCGCCTGGCTGCGTTTGCCGCTCGGCGCAGCATTGCGTCAAACATGGCGGCTCGCCCCGCGCGTGTGGCGCGAAGCAGGCGGCATTGCCGGCTGGGGCCACACGTTGCGCGGGCTGCCATGGACGTTGCGCGAGCGTCGCGTCATTCCCCCTCGCGTGGAAGCGATGCGCCGGCGCGTCGAAGCCGAGGAACGCCTCGCTGCCATGACCAAGGCCTCGGGCGCACGCCAACGCCGCTGAACGAGCCGACCGGGCTGGCCCCACCGGATGATCTGCACGAGGCCAGACGGTCCGCACATCGCTCATCCCGAGCGCGCCTTCGAACCGTCGTCCTTGCCGGGCGTCTCGGCCAGGCGGCTGTAGAGTGTCTTCAGGCTGATGTTGAGCATCTCGGCCGCCCTCGCCTTCACACCGCCGCATCGCGCCAGTGTGCCCAGAATCAGTTGCCGGTCCATGTCTTCGAGCGGCGTTTCTAGCGGGACGGTAACGCTGTCGTCGTTCACGATGGCCTCGTCCAGCTCGGCAAGGATCGGCGGCGGCAGCGTCTCGATCACCTCGCCATCGTTGAGAATGCGCGCTCGATGCACAAGGTTGCGCAATTCACGCACGTTGCCCGGCCAGTCGTACTCGCTGAGCGCCTTGAGTGTCGCGGCGTCGAAGCGCATCGTGCGGCCATCGGTTTCGGTCAGCGACGAAAGGAACGCCTTGGCCAGCATGGGGATGTCGTCGCCGCGTTCGCGCAGCGGCGGAAGTGTTACCGGAAACACGTTCAGGCGGTGATAGAGGTCGAGACGGAAACGCCCTTCGCTCACGGCGGCTTCCGGATTGACGTTGGTCGCTGCAATGATTCGCACGTCCACGTCGATTTCCTGTGTCGAGCCCAGACGCATGAGCCGTCCGGTCTCGAGCACCCGAAGCAGTTTGACCTGCGACTCCGGTGGCATCTCCGTCACTTCGTCCAGAAACAGCGTGCCGCCGTCCGCCCGTTCGAAGAAGCCTTTGTGCTGGCGCTCCGCCCCCGTAAAGCTGCCACGGTCGTGACCGAACATTTCGCTTTCGACGAGATTGGCCGCAATCGCGCCGCAGTTGACCGCGATGAAAGGTCCTTTGCGTCGCAGACTGAGATCGTGCACCGTTTGCGCGGCAAGCTCCTTGCCGGTGCCCGATTCGCCCATGAGAAACACGGACGCCTCGCTCGGCGCTACCCGGCTGATCGCGCGATAGACCGTCTGCATGGCCGGGGAACTGCCGAGCATTCGGCCGAATCGTCCCAGTTGCTGAAGTTCCCGACGTAACGCAAGAATCTCGCCGCGAAGCTCGTCGGGACGAGGCACCCGCGCAATTATGCTGGTCAGACGCTGCATATTGAGGGGTTTGACGAGATAGTCTGCGGCGCCCTTACGCAAGGCATCGATGGCGGTGTCGAGGCTGGCGTGGCCCGTCATGAGCACGACTTCCACATTTGCCGCATGCGGAAAATCGCCGAGCAAATCCATGCCGCTGCCATCGGGCAGCATGAGGTCCGCCAGAACCAGATCGG
This is a stretch of genomic DNA from Pandoraea faecigallinarum. It encodes these proteins:
- a CDS encoding glycosyltransferase family 2 protein, whose amino-acid sequence is MVSCIALSASPARVVVRRDPRLTVVVLSHRRPFELRRTLRRLVALPERPSIIVVDNGSDRSLMDMVREQFPDVTLLRSATNLGACARNIGVRHARTPYVAFCDDDTWWEPGSLCLAADWLDKHTHIGAMTARVLVGVERREDTTSTIMRRSPLDTFSRQPGPTILGMLAGATVFRRAAFIAAGGYHPRFFLGGEEALLALDMAARGWTLVYSDQLTVHHYPSLVRDVATRRATLARNEVWTAWLRLPLGAALRQTWRLAPRVWREAGGIAGWGHTLRGLPWTLRERRVIPPRVEAMRRRVEAEERLAAMTKASGARQRR
- a CDS encoding PIG-L deacetylase family protein; translation: MTQRYLPETWETSNWLVISPHLDDAVFSCGRLLASAPGAVVVTVFAGIPPDDVAAPPWDEAAGFASGNAAMQARRAEDRSALELLGAEPVWLPFLDRQYVEGNTPDAIAPALKAVMDQYPERRVLSPLGLFHSDHALVFDAVWTLLNERAHALVGAGPEPDPGMAQLERWWFYEDMPYRRLSGLVGARIAAWRNDGYAARRVDPVLPELADADYAVRKVQAMEAYESQLGLLDPEALIELNTSESYWQLQWSPVSR
- a CDS encoding sigma-54-dependent transcriptional regulator: MPYILIVEDDADTRDMLSALVQTQQLTCDAVSTLAQARERAAKRVPDLVLADLMLPDGSGMDLLGDFPHAANVEVVLMTGHASLDTAIDALRKGAADYLVKPLNMQRLTSIIARVPRPDELRGEILALRRELQQLGRFGRMLGSSPAMQTVYRAISRVAPSEASVFLMGESGTGKELAAQTVHDLSLRRKGPFIAVNCGAIAANLVESEMFGHDRGSFTGAERQHKGFFERADGGTLFLDEVTEMPPESQVKLLRVLETGRLMRLGSTQEIDVDVRIIAATNVNPEAAVSEGRFRLDLYHRLNVFPVTLPPLRERGDDIPMLAKAFLSSLTETDGRTMRFDAATLKALSEYDWPGNVRELRNLVHRARILNDGEVIETLPPPILAELDEAIVNDDSVTVPLETPLEDMDRQLILGTLARCGGVKARAAEMLNISLKTLYSRLAETPGKDDGSKARSG